Proteins co-encoded in one Armatimonadota bacterium genomic window:
- a CDS encoding DUF4838 domain-containing protein, with amino-acid sequence MADRGTIVGGVLPFVRARLGALAVWATILAPLPAIPGVAGADVAPHPEWRNSLVPRGQSGPMLTLAQSGKTAYTILVPGRPTGPEQKAAEDLAKWLGEMTGATFRIVRERPGYRVTGREISIGNTRFALRTGVAKPETDLSRCGYSIAVRGSSLFILGGRQRGVINGVYCLLEEDLGCRWYAPGTQYIPRRSTLRFRPVQRTYVPALEDRRDPYNADTMFDVDWSLRNKTLGAWAKVPPEWGGHPGWPGAHTFQRYVPPSLFGDHPEYFAEVAGTRNPAQPCLSNPDVLALVIRQVRAQLRDRPETRVLDISLNDLPPSSYCTCPDCKRLTAAEGSFMGPLLQFINAVADAIKDDYPETKINTLAYQGTVAPPRTIKPRPNVCFWLCTDARWSRLNDYVGDIEAIRKAFEGWSALGANIIVWDYPSSFHYLQINHNMPVYQRNLQFYIRHGATGVMYQYADAESNHGADHSFMLSWTVAKQMWDPSRDTCALIRDFNYGYYGAAAPYMQQYDDMLWEAWEQWSKDKSHSPIDRAFVARGWRLLKQAEALAQGDEALTKRIKTAQLPLMYTMATYGPGQDSEALDLDDFEKTARDAGMRYIHIDGAGPNVDRYFAKLRELFAVKVDDIGWVELSDAWRFARDPGDVGLEQRWFAADFDDTQWTTISSDRGWEEQGFAGYDGYGWYRQIVEVPADVLARDDLKMLFLAVDEQAEVFINGEKVFEHTTASTGRSVAALWKQPFMFDPKPWLKPGRNVLAVRVHDSTMQGGIWRPHYFAWGKGLTADNFEDVVRIRGEASGAAGR; translated from the coding sequence ATGGCTGATCGGGGGACAATTGTCGGCGGCGTGTTGCCGTTCGTCCGTGCACGTCTTGGTGCTCTGGCCGTCTGGGCGACAATTCTCGCACCGTTGCCGGCGATTCCGGGTGTTGCAGGAGCCGACGTTGCGCCTCATCCCGAGTGGCGCAACTCGCTGGTCCCGCGCGGCCAGTCAGGCCCGATGCTCACGCTGGCGCAGAGCGGGAAGACCGCCTACACGATCCTGGTTCCGGGACGCCCGACCGGCCCGGAGCAGAAGGCCGCCGAGGATCTCGCGAAGTGGCTTGGCGAGATGACGGGTGCGACCTTCCGCATCGTTCGGGAGCGCCCTGGCTATCGAGTCACAGGACGCGAAATCAGCATCGGAAACACCCGCTTCGCTTTGCGCACCGGGGTCGCGAAACCCGAGACCGACCTCAGCCGCTGCGGTTACAGCATCGCCGTCAGAGGCAGCTCCCTGTTCATCCTGGGCGGGCGGCAGCGCGGGGTCATCAACGGCGTGTACTGCCTGCTGGAGGAGGACCTCGGCTGCCGTTGGTATGCCCCCGGAACGCAGTACATCCCCCGGCGATCTACACTGCGGTTCAGACCCGTTCAGCGCACTTACGTCCCGGCCCTTGAGGACCGCCGCGACCCCTACAACGCCGACACGATGTTTGACGTGGACTGGTCGCTGCGTAACAAGACCCTGGGCGCCTGGGCGAAGGTCCCGCCGGAGTGGGGTGGCCATCCCGGCTGGCCGGGGGCGCATACCTTCCAGCGCTATGTGCCTCCATCGCTCTTCGGCGACCATCCGGAGTACTTCGCCGAAGTGGCCGGCACCAGGAACCCCGCCCAGCCCTGCCTGAGCAACCCGGACGTTCTTGCCCTGGTCATTCGACAAGTGCGCGCCCAACTGCGGGACCGGCCTGAGACGCGAGTACTGGATATCTCGCTCAACGACCTGCCTCCCAGCTCCTACTGCACTTGCCCGGACTGCAAGCGTCTCACCGCGGCAGAGGGTAGCTTCATGGGTCCGCTCCTGCAGTTCATCAACGCAGTGGCGGACGCGATCAAGGATGACTACCCTGAGACCAAAATCAACACCCTCGCCTACCAGGGAACGGTTGCCCCGCCGAGGACAATCAAGCCCCGGCCCAACGTATGCTTCTGGCTCTGCACTGATGCCCGCTGGTCGCGGCTCAATGACTATGTGGGGGACATCGAGGCCATCAGGAAGGCCTTCGAGGGATGGAGCGCCCTGGGAGCCAACATCATCGTCTGGGACTACCCGTCCTCCTTCCATTATCTGCAGATCAACCACAACATGCCGGTCTACCAAAGGAATCTACAATTCTACATCAGGCACGGCGCGACCGGGGTGATGTACCAGTACGCCGATGCGGAGTCTAACCACGGCGCGGACCACAGCTTCATGCTGAGCTGGACCGTCGCGAAACAGATGTGGGACCCATCCCGCGACACGTGTGCGCTGATCCGCGACTTCAACTACGGCTACTATGGGGCCGCCGCGCCGTACATGCAGCAGTACGACGACATGCTGTGGGAGGCGTGGGAGCAGTGGAGCAAGGACAAGAGCCACAGCCCCATTGATCGAGCCTTTGTCGCGCGGGGGTGGAGGCTACTGAAACAAGCGGAAGCGCTGGCGCAGGGCGACGAGGCGCTGACCAAGCGCATCAAGACCGCGCAACTGCCGCTCATGTACACCATGGCAACTTACGGCCCAGGCCAGGACTCCGAGGCGTTGGACCTGGACGACTTCGAGAAAACCGCTCGCGACGCCGGCATGCGCTACATCCACATTGATGGCGCCGGGCCGAACGTGGACCGCTACTTCGCGAAGCTGCGGGAGTTGTTCGCTGTCAAAGTGGACGACATCGGGTGGGTGGAACTGAGCGATGCCTGGCGGTTCGCTCGCGATCCCGGCGATGTGGGACTGGAGCAGCGGTGGTTCGCGGCGGACTTCGACGACACCCAATGGACGACGATCAGCTCGGACCGGGGCTGGGAGGAGCAGGGCTTCGCAGGCTACGACGGATACGGCTGGTACCGGCAGATCGTCGAAGTGCCCGCAGACGTGCTGGCGCGGGATGACCTCAAGATGCTGTTCCTGGCTGTGGACGAGCAGGCGGAGGTGTTCATCAACGGTGAGAAGGTCTTCGAGCACACAACCGCCTCGACGGGTCGGAGCGTGGCGGCGCTCTGGAAGCAGCCTTTCATGTTCGACCCGAAGCCGTGGCTGAAACCGGGGCGCAACGTACTGGCAGTGCGTGTGCATGACTCCACGATGCAGGGAGGCATCTGGCGGCCGCATTACTTCGCCTGGGGCAAGGGCCTGACAGCCGACAACTTCGAGGACGTGGTCAGGATCCGGGGCGAAGCCTCGGGTGCCGCGGGCCGCTGA